From a single Streptomyces sp. 1331.2 genomic region:
- a CDS encoding phosphotriesterase family protein produces MTRTVRTVLGDLDPADLGVTDSHDHLFIRSPLLPGQELDDPAAAEDVLRAYAAAGGRSFVQWTPYGMGRGADSLAALSRTTGVRIVAATGAHQAVHYGSGAESASDGLAERFVTELTAGLPGAAEGTRAGLIKVADDPGPTTEHTRRTMAAAAEAHHATGSPIAVHLEPDGDPHEVLFRLVTRHGVRPDRIILGHLTRFPDRAVYRSLAAEGVHLALDSPSRAGHPADLQAFDVIADLVEAGHATQLLLGADTTTRTARRAGGPTRLLTDLAPRLARTFGPQLPELLLTTNPAAAFAADWRTP; encoded by the coding sequence GTGACCCGCACCGTCCGCACCGTCCTCGGCGACCTCGACCCCGCCGACCTCGGTGTCACCGACTCCCACGACCACCTCTTCATCCGCAGCCCGCTGCTGCCCGGCCAGGAGCTGGACGACCCGGCCGCCGCCGAGGACGTCCTGCGCGCCTACGCCGCCGCCGGCGGCCGTTCGTTCGTCCAGTGGACCCCGTACGGCATGGGCCGCGGCGCGGACTCCCTCGCCGCGCTCTCCCGCACGACCGGCGTCCGGATCGTTGCCGCGACCGGCGCGCACCAGGCGGTGCACTACGGGTCGGGCGCCGAATCCGCCTCCGACGGGCTCGCCGAACGCTTCGTCACCGAACTCACCGCCGGTCTGCCGGGCGCAGCCGAGGGAACCCGCGCCGGGCTGATCAAGGTCGCCGACGACCCGGGCCCCACCACCGAGCACACCCGCCGGACGATGGCCGCGGCCGCCGAAGCGCACCACGCCACGGGCTCCCCGATCGCCGTCCACCTCGAACCCGACGGCGATCCGCACGAAGTCCTCTTCCGCCTGGTCACCCGCCACGGCGTCCGACCGGACCGGATCATCCTGGGCCACCTCACCCGCTTCCCCGACCGCGCCGTGTACCGCAGTCTTGCGGCCGAGGGCGTCCACCTCGCCCTGGACAGCCCCTCCCGGGCCGGCCACCCCGCCGACCTCCAGGCCTTCGACGTGATCGCCGACCTGGTCGAGGCGGGCCACGCCACCCAACTGCTGCTCGGCGCCGACACCACCACCCGGACCGCCCGGCGGGCCGGCGGCCCGACCCGACTGCTCACCGACCTGGCCCCGCGCCTGGCCCGCACCTTCGGCCCCCAGCTGCCCGAACTGCTCCTCACCACCAACCCGGCCGCCGCGTTCGCCGCCGACTGGCGCACGCCCTGA
- a CDS encoding GTP-binding protein produces the protein MDSVRSDHHPRQDGAATRPVNANAPQWRGGPAVAVKILVAGGFGAGKTTLVGSVSEIRPLRTEEELSELGRPVDDTSGVEAKRTTTVAMDFGRIDLRPGLALYLFGTPGQDRFWFVWDELARGALGALVLADTRRLADCFPSVDFFEQRGIPFVVAVNCFDGTDRFSPEEVRDALDLDPGIPVLLCDARLREDGKDLLVALVEHAAARRRHAFAGA, from the coding sequence ATGGACTCCGTGCGCTCTGACCACCACCCCCGCCAGGACGGTGCCGCCACCCGCCCGGTGAACGCCAACGCCCCGCAGTGGCGCGGCGGTCCGGCCGTCGCGGTGAAGATCCTGGTCGCGGGAGGCTTCGGGGCCGGCAAGACCACCCTGGTCGGCTCGGTCAGCGAGATCCGGCCGCTGCGCACCGAGGAGGAGCTCAGCGAGCTGGGCCGTCCGGTGGACGACACCTCGGGCGTGGAGGCGAAGCGCACCACCACCGTGGCGATGGACTTCGGCCGGATCGACCTGCGACCCGGCCTCGCGCTGTACCTGTTCGGCACGCCCGGGCAGGACCGGTTCTGGTTCGTCTGGGACGAGTTGGCGCGCGGCGCGCTCGGCGCGTTGGTGCTCGCCGACACCCGGCGGCTGGCCGACTGCTTCCCGTCGGTCGACTTCTTCGAACAGCGCGGGATCCCGTTCGTGGTCGCGGTGAACTGCTTCGACGGCACCGACCGGTTCTCGCCGGAGGAGGTCCGCGACGCTCTCGACCTCGACCCCGGCATCCCGGTGCTGCTCTGCGACGCGCGGCTGCGGGAGGACGGGAAGGACCTGCTCGTCGCGCTGGTCGAGCACGCCGCGGCCCGCCGCCGGCACGCCTTCGCCGGGGCCTGA
- a CDS encoding roadblock/LC7 domain-containing protein, whose protein sequence is MTTSTQPSGDLNWLLDDLVGRVAALRHAVILSSDGLATGASRDLDREDAEHLAAVAAGFHSLAKGAGGHFKVGGVRQTMVELDEAFLFITAAGDGSCLAVLSDAEADIGQIAYEMALLVKRVGEHLAAEPRTETAPPVR, encoded by the coding sequence ATGACCACTTCGACGCAGCCGTCCGGAGACCTCAACTGGCTCCTGGACGACCTGGTGGGGCGCGTCGCAGCCCTGCGGCACGCGGTGATCCTCTCCAGCGACGGGTTGGCCACCGGTGCCTCCCGCGACCTCGACCGCGAGGACGCCGAGCACCTGGCCGCCGTCGCGGCCGGGTTCCACAGCCTGGCCAAGGGAGCCGGCGGGCACTTCAAGGTCGGCGGCGTCCGGCAGACCATGGTCGAACTGGACGAGGCGTTCCTGTTCATCACGGCCGCCGGCGACGGCAGCTGCCTCGCGGTGCTGAGCGACGCCGAGGCCGACATCGGCCAGATCGCCTACGAGATGGCCCTGCTGGTCAAGCGGGTCGGCGAGCACCTGGCCGCCGAGCCGCGCACCGAAACCGCCCCGCCGGTGAGATGA
- a CDS encoding carboxymuconolactone decarboxylase family protein: MTAAPSAPAAPAAAQPIPAQPIPAQLVPADLAPATLDREAGYALLADLAGPVAATTLGGLDALAPGFPDWIVTSLFGGTYQRPGLALRDRQVANLAALAALGGVEPQLADHVRNSLRIGMTKEEITEVLVHLAPYVGVPKTLAGLRVAAATFAEASEAPAARETAEEQA, from the coding sequence ATGACTGCGGCCCCGTCGGCTCCGGCCGCGCCCGCGGCCGCCCAGCCGATCCCCGCCCAGCCGATCCCCGCCCAGCTGGTGCCCGCCGACCTCGCCCCGGCCACGCTCGACCGCGAAGCCGGCTACGCCCTGCTCGCCGACCTCGCCGGCCCGGTCGCCGCCACCACCCTCGGCGGCCTGGACGCCCTCGCCCCCGGCTTCCCCGACTGGATCGTCACCAGCCTCTTCGGCGGCACCTACCAGCGCCCCGGCCTCGCCCTGCGCGACCGCCAGGTCGCGAACCTGGCCGCCCTCGCCGCCCTCGGCGGCGTGGAGCCCCAGCTCGCCGACCACGTCCGCAACAGCCTGCGGATCGGCATGACGAAGGAGGAGATCACCGAGGTCCTCGTCCACCTCGCCCCCTACGTCGGCGTCCCCAAGACCCTGGCCGGCCTGCGTGTCGCGGCCGCGACCTTCGCCGAGGCATCCGAAGCGCCTGCCGCTCGGGAAACCGCCGAGGAGCAGGCGTGA
- a CDS encoding aldo/keto reductase produces MSYLAADDRYASMTYRKAGRSGVQLPAVSLGLWHNFGDAQPLEVQRAVLRRAFDRGVTHFDLANNYGPPYGSAERNFGYLFAQDFRPYRDELFIATKAGWDMWPGPYGNGGSRKYLLASLDQSLSRMGLDYVDVFYSHRYDADTPIEETMGALDSAVRSGRALYAAISNYPAEQHREAVAILRELGTPVLMNQSAYSILNRSVEEGGVLDAVGDTQTSLIAYSPLAQGLLTDRYLSGEVPAGSRMSVGKFLKEEALTGPKLEQLRALNKIAEGRGQTLAQLALSWVLRDPRVVSVIIGASSVAQLDQNLDALAGGPLTAEELAEIDLLSR; encoded by the coding sequence ATGAGCTACCTCGCCGCGGATGACCGCTATGCCTCGATGACCTACCGGAAGGCCGGCCGCAGTGGCGTCCAGCTGCCCGCCGTCTCGCTCGGGCTCTGGCACAACTTCGGTGACGCCCAGCCGCTGGAGGTGCAGCGGGCGGTGCTGCGCCGGGCCTTCGACCGGGGCGTCACCCACTTCGACCTGGCGAACAACTACGGTCCGCCGTACGGCAGTGCCGAGCGCAACTTCGGCTACCTGTTCGCCCAGGACTTCCGGCCGTACCGGGACGAGCTGTTCATCGCGACCAAGGCCGGCTGGGACATGTGGCCCGGCCCGTACGGCAACGGCGGCAGCCGCAAGTACCTGCTGGCCAGCCTCGACCAGTCGCTGAGCCGGATGGGGCTGGACTACGTCGACGTCTTCTACTCGCACCGCTACGACGCGGACACCCCGATCGAGGAGACGATGGGGGCGCTGGACAGTGCGGTGCGCTCGGGCAGGGCGCTGTACGCCGCCATCTCCAACTACCCGGCGGAGCAACACCGGGAGGCGGTGGCCATCCTGCGGGAGCTGGGGACGCCGGTGCTGATGAACCAGTCGGCGTACTCGATCCTCAACCGGTCCGTGGAGGAGGGCGGTGTGCTGGACGCGGTGGGCGACACCCAGACCAGCCTGATCGCCTACTCCCCGCTCGCCCAGGGGCTGTTGACGGACCGCTACCTCTCGGGCGAGGTGCCGGCGGGGTCGCGGATGTCGGTCGGGAAGTTCCTCAAGGAGGAGGCGCTGACCGGACCGAAGCTGGAGCAGCTGCGCGCACTGAACAAGATCGCCGAGGGACGCGGGCAGACGCTGGCGCAGCTGGCGCTGAGCTGGGTGCTGCGCGACCCGCGGGTGGTCTCGGTGATCATCGGCGCGAGCAGCGTGGCCCAGCTGGACCAGAACCTCGACGCGCTGGCCGGTGGACCCTTGACGGCCGAGGAGCTGGCGGAGATCGACCTGCTGAGCCGCTGA
- a CDS encoding winged helix-turn-helix domain-containing protein, producing MAAPTGVLPQAGAAAQQAPQALLAALPEGATVVAALPQGVLPQGLLAQYGMQVAGAAGSPMVGYLVLVPAETAAATGAQGLPGVPVASTASAAPGASGVVGVAGASGLGGPVAQASAGVRPVRPAGRGISVDTERRNAYVDGRLLDLTYLEFELLAHLTEHPQRVHTRDHLVSAVWGYGHVGDGRTVDVHVARLRRKLGPAYRDTIVTVRRVGYKYTPASV from the coding sequence CTGGCCGCCCCGACGGGCGTCCTCCCGCAGGCGGGTGCGGCCGCCCAGCAGGCGCCGCAGGCGCTGCTCGCCGCGCTGCCGGAGGGGGCGACCGTCGTCGCCGCCCTGCCGCAGGGCGTGCTCCCGCAGGGGCTGCTCGCCCAGTACGGCATGCAGGTCGCCGGTGCGGCCGGCAGCCCGATGGTCGGGTACCTGGTGCTGGTGCCCGCCGAGACCGCAGCGGCGACGGGGGCCCAGGGCCTGCCCGGCGTGCCCGTCGCGTCCACCGCCTCGGCGGCGCCCGGAGCCTCCGGGGTGGTCGGGGTTGCCGGTGCCTCCGGGCTCGGTGGCCCCGTCGCCCAGGCTTCGGCTGGTGTCCGCCCGGTCCGTCCGGCCGGGCGGGGCATCAGCGTCGACACCGAGCGGCGCAACGCGTACGTCGACGGGCGGCTGCTCGACCTCACCTACCTGGAGTTCGAGCTGCTGGCCCATCTCACCGAGCACCCGCAGCGGGTGCACACCCGGGACCACCTGGTCTCCGCGGTCTGGGGCTACGGCCACGTCGGGGACGGGCGGACGGTCGACGTGCACGTCGCCCGACTGCGCCGCAAGCTCGGACCGGCCTACCGGGACACGATCGTGACGGTCCGTCGGGTCGGCTACAAGTACACCCCGGCGTCCGTCTGA
- a CDS encoding TetR/AcrR family transcriptional regulator encodes MSTQDRLIESTQALLWERGYVGTSPKAIQQRSGVGQGSMYHHFTGKPELAAAALRRSAEEMRGIAEADLAAPGTAYDRIAAYLQRDRDVLRGCRIGRMAQDPDVVVDPQLRAPVEETFDWLRGRIAGLVAEGQADGEFAPGLDPADTAAAVVAVVQGGYVLARAADSTEPFDRAVRGALGLLAAHRMA; translated from the coding sequence ATGAGCACTCAGGACCGCCTCATCGAGAGCACCCAGGCCCTGCTCTGGGAGCGCGGCTACGTCGGCACCAGCCCCAAGGCCATCCAGCAGCGCTCCGGCGTCGGCCAGGGCAGCATGTACCACCACTTCACCGGCAAGCCCGAGCTCGCCGCCGCCGCCCTGCGCCGCAGCGCCGAGGAGATGCGGGGCATCGCCGAGGCCGACCTCGCGGCCCCCGGCACCGCCTACGACCGCATCGCCGCGTACCTGCAGCGCGATCGCGACGTCCTGCGCGGCTGCCGGATCGGACGGATGGCCCAGGACCCGGACGTGGTCGTCGACCCGCAGCTGCGCGCTCCCGTCGAGGAGACCTTCGACTGGCTGCGCGGCCGGATCGCCGGCCTGGTCGCCGAGGGGCAGGCCGACGGTGAGTTCGCCCCCGGCCTCGACCCGGCCGACACCGCCGCGGCCGTGGTCGCCGTCGTCCAGGGCGGCTACGTCCTGGCTCGGGCCGCGGACAGCACCGAGCCGTTCGACCGGGCCGTCCGCGGCGCCCTCGGCCTGCTCGCCGCGCACCGCATGGCCTGA
- a CDS encoding sensor histidine kinase has product MRLRSSSIRAKIIALLLVPIVALTALWVYATIATTGDAWNQLAISRTYKEFSGPVDQYAGDLQNERRAAVQRLADPRSPVARDAYEHAKALTDRSLAVLRQKKDTSGSKLSAPQRGRFVQILAAADQIGPLRAQVGRAALNWEFALDQYSDLVKPVFGFRSAYVARQTGQLPRQGTILIELVRAREYLSQEDAAMEGLRTGVAKPTAEQYQVALDALHNQQALFTVYVAELEPADQSDYISLRGGEAWGALARAEADFVGAGGPDRVVQALNSDSWRVTADRALGDLTSIDNRIAAGLDESARSTAIAMLWRGGIAGAVGLIAVVLSVMISFRIGRGLARELIGLRNAANELASTRLPSVMLRLRRGEPVDVAAEAPELHFGDAEIGQVGQAFNAVQRAAVEAAVEQADLRRGVSAVFVNLARRSQVLLHRQLTLLDTMERRTEDPAELADLFKVDHLTTRMRRHAEGLIILAGGSPGRAWRKPVRMVDVVRAAVGEVEDYARVTVRPFPGTGLLGSAVADVTHLVAELVENAAVFSPPTTQVTVQGEVVAHGFALEIDDRGLGLSEQLLAEINERLAVEQEFDLADTDRLGLFVVSRLARRHGIRVHLRPSPYGGTTAVVLIPRELLAEAPDGLPEPAAAGRRPAGGGRRGQRDLVAVPGSPAGGASGGSGASVGASAAAVSDGAAGGVGAAGGPGDTGGRHRDRDRDRGTGGPRPSAPEPGRTAGGLPRRASRAKGGPVLVPVPGTEAEEAPGTGRHRREDVVLAAAAEAVAAAETAAEAVTGVGSGGAPVDAAPRTAGGLPRRVRQANLAPQLREQLTEQLKERFRDEGGPEDRTGEGTAGDARAARDARQAREAREVRERSPEEARATFASFQRGFTRGRGATAPADRTAPEDPTVQGSAQRPGRPSAVPAWQPPEQSRRAISPAPSPAALPAPSDTGRAPLARRLPPGQPVRRNSDPGSSVSPVSPAVPVPPVRPEASAQPASPAKPASPVSSARPAPPAPAEGTDS; this is encoded by the coding sequence ATGCGTCTGCGCAGCAGCTCGATCCGCGCGAAGATCATCGCGCTGCTCCTGGTGCCCATCGTGGCGCTCACCGCCCTGTGGGTGTACGCGACGATCGCCACCACCGGGGACGCCTGGAACCAGCTGGCGATCAGCCGTACGTACAAGGAGTTCTCCGGTCCGGTCGACCAGTACGCCGGCGACCTGCAGAACGAGCGCCGCGCCGCCGTCCAGCGGCTGGCCGACCCGCGCTCGCCCGTCGCCCGGGACGCCTACGAGCACGCCAAGGCCCTCACGGACCGCAGCCTCGCCGTCTTGCGGCAGAAGAAGGACACCTCCGGCAGCAAGCTCTCCGCCCCGCAGCGAGGCCGCTTCGTGCAGATCCTCGCCGCCGCTGACCAGATCGGCCCGCTCCGCGCCCAGGTCGGCCGCGCCGCGCTGAACTGGGAGTTCGCCCTGGACCAGTACAGCGACCTGGTCAAGCCGGTGTTCGGCTTCCGCTCCGCCTACGTCGCCCGGCAGACCGGCCAACTCCCGCGCCAGGGCACCATCCTGATCGAGCTGGTGCGCGCCCGCGAGTACCTGTCGCAGGAGGACGCGGCCATGGAGGGCCTGCGCACCGGCGTCGCCAAGCCCACCGCCGAGCAGTACCAGGTCGCACTGGACGCCCTGCACAACCAGCAGGCGCTGTTCACCGTCTACGTCGCCGAACTGGAACCCGCCGACCAGTCCGACTACATCTCCCTGCGCGGCGGCGAGGCCTGGGGCGCGCTGGCCCGCGCCGAGGCCGACTTCGTCGGCGCCGGTGGCCCCGACCGGGTCGTCCAGGCCCTCAACAGCGACTCCTGGCGGGTGACCGCCGACCGGGCGCTCGGCGACCTCACCTCGATCGACAACCGGATCGCCGCCGGCCTGGACGAGAGCGCCCGCTCCACCGCGATCGCGATGCTCTGGCGCGGCGGCATCGCCGGGGCGGTCGGCCTGATCGCGGTCGTGCTGTCGGTGATGATCTCCTTCCGGATCGGCCGGGGACTGGCCCGCGAGCTGATCGGCCTGCGCAACGCCGCCAACGAACTGGCAAGCACCCGACTGCCCTCCGTCATGCTGCGGCTGCGCCGCGGCGAACCGGTGGACGTGGCCGCCGAGGCGCCCGAACTGCACTTCGGGGACGCCGAGATCGGCCAGGTCGGCCAGGCCTTCAACGCGGTGCAGCGGGCTGCCGTCGAAGCCGCCGTCGAGCAGGCCGACCTGCGCCGCGGCGTCTCGGCCGTCTTCGTCAACCTGGCCCGGCGCAGCCAGGTGCTGCTGCACCGGCAGCTCACCCTGCTCGACACAATGGAGCGCCGCACCGAGGACCCGGCGGAGCTGGCGGACCTCTTCAAGGTCGACCACCTCACCACCCGCATGCGCCGACACGCCGAGGGCCTGATCATCCTGGCCGGCGGCTCGCCCGGGCGAGCCTGGCGCAAGCCGGTCCGGATGGTGGACGTGGTCCGGGCCGCCGTCGGCGAGGTCGAGGACTACGCCCGGGTGACCGTCCGGCCGTTCCCCGGCACCGGCCTGCTCGGCAGCGCCGTCGCGGACGTCACCCACCTGGTCGCCGAACTGGTCGAGAACGCCGCGGTGTTCTCCCCCCCGACCACCCAAGTCACCGTCCAGGGCGAGGTGGTGGCGCACGGATTCGCGCTGGAGATCGACGACCGGGGGCTCGGACTGAGCGAGCAACTGCTCGCCGAGATCAACGAACGCCTCGCCGTGGAACAGGAGTTCGACCTCGCCGACACCGACCGGCTGGGCCTGTTCGTGGTCAGCCGGCTGGCCCGGCGGCACGGCATCCGGGTGCACCTGCGGCCCTCCCCGTACGGCGGCACGACGGCGGTGGTGCTGATTCCGCGCGAGCTGCTCGCCGAGGCGCCGGACGGGCTGCCGGAGCCGGCCGCGGCCGGGCGGCGGCCGGCGGGCGGCGGGCGGCGCGGGCAGCGGGACCTGGTCGCGGTGCCGGGTTCGCCGGCGGGGGGTGCGTCCGGGGGGTCCGGCGCGTCGGTCGGAGCGTCGGCTGCTGCGGTGTCCGACGGCGCTGCGGGCGGCGTCGGCGCTGCGGGCGGCCCGGGCGACACCGGCGGGCGGCACCGGGATCGGGATCGGGATCGGGGGACGGGTGGGCCCCGGCCCTCCGCGCCGGAACCGGGTCGTACGGCGGGCGGTCTGCCGCGTCGGGCCTCGCGGGCCAAGGGTGGGCCGGTCCTGGTCCCCGTGCCCGGGACGGAGGCCGAGGAGGCGCCGGGGACGGGTCGGCACCGGCGGGAGGACGTGGTGCTGGCTGCCGCCGCCGAGGCCGTCGCGGCCGCCGAGACCGCGGCCGAAGCGGTGACCGGCGTCGGCTCCGGGGGCGCGCCCGTGGACGCCGCACCCCGGACGGCGGGCGGCCTGCCGCGGAGGGTCCGGCAGGCGAACCTGGCACCGCAGCTCAGGGAGCAGCTCACCGAGCAGCTGAAGGAACGATTCCGTGACGAGGGCGGGCCGGAGGACCGGACCGGGGAGGGCACCGCCGGGGACGCACGGGCGGCTCGTGACGCCCGGCAGGCCCGGGAGGCCCGCGAGGTCCGGGAGCGCTCGCCCGAGGAGGCCCGGGCCACCTTCGCGTCGTTCCAGCGCGGCTTCACCCGAGGGCGCGGCGCCACCGCCCCGGCGGACCGCACTGCCCCGGAGGACCCGACCGTCCAGGGGAGCGCCCAGCGACCCGGCCGGCCCAGCGCCGTACCCGCCTGGCAGCCGCCCGAGCAGTCCCGTCGGGCGATCAGCCCGGCGCCCTCCCCGGCGGCGCTGCCCGCGCCCTCGGACACCGGGCGGGCGCCGCTCGCCCGGCGGCTGCCTCCCGGACAACCGGTCCGCCGGAACTCGGACCCCGGATCATCCGTATCACCCGTGTCACCCGCCGTGCCGGTACCGCCCGTACGACCGGAAGCATCGGCTCAACCCGCGTCACCCGCGAAACCCGCATCACCTGTCTCATCTGCACGACCCGCACCACCCGCTCCAGCGGAAGGAACTGATTCATGA
- a CDS encoding DUF742 domain-containing protein → MFRPRTPVDDRWFDDEAGPVVRLYSMTRGRTRPVEEGLFDLISLVTAVEPGPGSGAVPAHALDPEHQMLLALCRREPLSVAELGSYTDLPVSVVRVLLGDLHDADLISVTRPVPLAELPDERLLRDVINGLRAL, encoded by the coding sequence ATGTTCCGGCCGCGCACCCCGGTCGACGACCGCTGGTTCGACGACGAGGCCGGCCCGGTGGTGCGGCTCTACTCGATGACCCGCGGCCGCACCCGGCCGGTGGAGGAGGGGCTGTTCGACCTGATCTCGCTGGTCACCGCCGTCGAGCCCGGGCCGGGCTCGGGGGCCGTGCCCGCGCACGCCCTCGACCCGGAACACCAGATGCTGCTGGCCCTGTGCCGGCGCGAACCGCTCTCCGTCGCCGAACTCGGCTCCTACACCGACCTGCCGGTCAGCGTGGTGCGGGTGCTGCTCGGCGACCTCCACGACGCCGACCTGATCAGCGTCACCCGACCCGTTCCGCTCGCCGAGCTGCCGGACGAGCGCCTGCTGCGAGACGTGATCAATGGACTCCGTGCGCTCTGA
- a CDS encoding DUF4865 family protein, which translates to MHAMQYEITLPADYDMGTIRKRVADKCHLLDAHPGLGLKAYLLRERGLEGSPVNQYAPFYLWRTAEGMNSFLWGSGFRGLSADFGRPVVHHWLGTGLTSGAGSAGGAEAPTPATATRETVRLPESTDPAEAVERALAELPAHPALHTAAVAVDPSRWELLRFALWHGPAPEDVPGARYQVLHLSRPELDRLPSGRHW; encoded by the coding sequence GTGCACGCCATGCAGTACGAGATCACCCTCCCCGCCGACTACGACATGGGCACCATCCGCAAACGCGTCGCCGACAAGTGCCATCTACTGGATGCTCACCCCGGCCTCGGCCTCAAGGCGTACCTGCTCCGTGAGCGCGGCCTGGAGGGCTCGCCGGTCAACCAGTACGCGCCGTTCTACCTCTGGCGCACCGCCGAGGGCATGAACAGCTTCCTCTGGGGCTCGGGCTTCCGCGGTCTGAGCGCCGACTTCGGCCGCCCCGTCGTCCACCACTGGCTCGGCACGGGACTGACGAGCGGCGCGGGCAGCGCGGGCGGGGCGGAAGCCCCGACCCCGGCCACCGCCACCCGCGAGACCGTACGGCTGCCGGAATCCACCGACCCGGCCGAGGCCGTCGAGCGGGCGCTGGCCGAACTCCCCGCGCACCCGGCCCTGCACACCGCAGCCGTCGCCGTGGACCCGAGCCGCTGGGAACTGCTCCGCTTCGCCCTCTGGCACGGTCCGGCACCCGAGGACGTGCCCGGCGCCCGCTACCAGGTGCTGCACCTGTCCCGCCCCGAACTCGACCGGCTGCCGTCCGGCCGCCACTGGTGA